One genomic window of Camelina sativa cultivar DH55 chromosome 5, Cs, whole genome shotgun sequence includes the following:
- the LOC109133018 gene encoding uncharacterized protein LOC109133018, whose product MASEENGTCDPCKTFGQKCSHVVKKQRAKFYILRRCIAMLICWRDQNRDRDDS is encoded by the coding sequence ATGGCGTCGGAAGAGAATGGCACGTGCGACCCGTGCAAGACTTTTGGGCAAAAGTGCAGTCATGTCGTGAAGAAACAAAGAGCCAAGTTTTATATTCTTCGCCGTTGTATCGCCATGTTAATCTGCTGGCGCGACCAAAACCGCGACCGCGACGACTcttaa
- the LOC109132817 gene encoding pentatricopeptide repeat-containing protein At2g36980, mitochondrial-like gives FVEMMKSEVDSDHFAYGAVLHACSGLACLGHGKMIHGCLIHRGFQGYAYVGNALVNLYAKCGDIKESNRAFGDIADKDLVSWNTMLFAFGVHGLADQALKLYDSMIASGIKPDKVTFIGLLTTCSHSGLVEEGCSIFESMVRDYGIPLEVDHVTCMIDMFGRGGYLEEAKDLATTYNSLITKASNSSSWEALLGACSTHWHTELGREVSKVLKIAEPSEEMSFVLLSNLYCSSGRWKEAEDVRREMVERGMKKTPGCSWIEVGNQVSTFLVGDSTHPRLEELSETLNSIQSEMRNPETFWNLWI, from the coding sequence TTTGTTGAGATGATGAAGTCTGAGGTGGATTCTGATCATTTTGCTTATGGTGCAGTTCTTCACGCTTGTTCAGGTTTAGCCTGTTTAGGACATGGGAAAATGATCCATGGTTGTTTGATTCATCGAGGCTTTCAAGGTTATGCTTATGTTGGTAACGCCTTGGTTAATTTGTATGCCAAGTGTGGTGATATTAAGGAATCAAACCGCGCATTTGGGGATATAGCTGACAAAGATTTGGTATCTTGGAACACAATGCTTTTCGCGTTTGGTGTCCACGGGTTAGCAGATCAAGCTCTAAAGCTCTATGACAGCATGATAGCGTCAGGGATTAAACCAGACAAGGTAACGTTCATTGGATTGCTGACAACTTGCAGCCATTCAGGCCTTGTAGAGGAAGGTTGCTCAATTTTTGAATCTATGGTTAGAGATTATGGAATCCCTTTGGAAGTAGATCATGTAACATGTATGATAGATATGTTTGGGAGAGGTGGATATCTAGAAGAAGCAAAGGACTTGGCTACAACTTACAATTCACTTATCACTAAAGCTAGTAATAGTAGTTCATGGGAAGCTCTTTTGGGTGCTTGTTCTACACATTGGCACACAGAATTAGGCAGAGAAGTTAGCAAAGTTCTAAAGATAGCAGAACCAAGTGAAGAGATGAGTTTTGTTCTGTTATCCAACTTGTACTGCTCAAGTGGGCGGTGGAAGGAAGCAGAAGATGTAAGGAGAGAAATGGTTGAGCGAGGTATGAAGAAAACACCGGGATGTAGCTGGATCGAAGTAGGAAACCAGGTCTCAACTTTTCTAGTTGGTGACTCTACGCACCCTCGCTTGGAGGAGCTTTCTGAAACTTTAAACTCCATTCAAAGTGAAATGAGAAACCCAGAGACGTTTTGGAACTTGTGGATTTAG
- the LOC104788943 gene encoding pentatricopeptide repeat-containing protein At2g36980, mitochondrial, whose amino-acid sequence MSVLVRLTSKIASLAKSGRIASARQVFDEMPERDTVAWNTMLTSYSRLGLYQEAMSLFTQLRFSDAKPDDYSFTAILSTCASLSDVSFGRKVQSLVIRSGYGGSLPVNNSLIDMYGKCSDTLSANKVFRDMGNDSRNEVTWCSLLFAYMNAEQFEAAFDVFVEMPKRVAFAWNIMISGHSQCGKIDSCLRLFKEMIEKSEFEPDCYTFSSLMNACGDSSDLVCGRMVHAVMVKNGWDCAVEAKNSVLSFYAKVGCRDDAMRVLESVEVLTQVSWNSVIDVCMKIGETEKALEVFHLAPERNIVTWTTMIAGYGRNGDGEQALRFFVEMMKSEVDSDHFAYGAVLHACSGLACLGHGKMIHGCLIHRGFQGYAYVGNALVNLYAKCGDIKESNRAFGDIADKDLVSWNTMLFAFGVHGLADQALKLYDSMIASGIKPDKVTFIGLLTTCSHSGLVEEGCSIFESMVRDYGIPLEVDHVTCMIDMFGRGGYLEEAKDLATTYNSLITKASNSSSWEALLGACSTHWHTELGREVSKVLKIAEPSEEMSFVLLSNLYCSSGRWKEAEDVRREMVERGMKKTPGCSWIEVGNQVSTFLVGDSTHPRLEEL is encoded by the coding sequence ATGTCTGTTTTGGTTCGTCTTACTTCAAAGATTGCGTCTTTGGCGAAATCAGGTCGCATAGCAAGTGCACGTcaggtgttcgacgaaatgccggAAAGAGATACGGTAGCGTGGAACACTATGTTGACGAGCTATTCTCGTTTGGGTTTATATCAGGAAGCGATGTCTTTGTTCACCCAGTTGAGATTCTCTGACGCTAAGCCTGATGATTATTCGTTTACAGCAATCTTGAGCACTTGTGCGAGTCTAAGCGATGTTAGTTTCGGGAGAAAAGTTCAGTCTTTGGTTATTCGTTCTGGATACGGTGGTTCGTTGCCGGTTAATAATTCGCTTATTGACATGTATGGTAAGTGTTCTGATACTCTAAGCGCAAACAAAGTGTTTCGAGATATGGGGAATGATAGTAGAAATGAAGTAACTTGGTGCTCGCTTTTGTTTGCGTATATGAATGCTGAACAGTTTGAAGCTGcctttgatgtttttgttgaaaTGCCGAAAAGGGTGGCATTTGCTTGGAATATAATGATCTCAGGTCATTCCCAGTGTGGAAAGATCGATTCTTGTTTAAGGTTATTCAAAGAGATGATTGAGAAGAGTGAGTTTGAACCGGATTGTTATACGTTTAGTTCTCTGATGAATGCTTGTGGTGATTCATCTGACTTGGTTTGTGGACGGATGGTACATGCTGTTATGGTGAAGAACGGGTGGGATTGTGCGGTTGAGgcaaaaaactctgttttaagtttttatgcGAAAGTAGGCTGTAGAGATGATGCCATGAGAGTGCTCGAGTCTGTTGAAGTCTTGACTCAGGTATCTTGGAACTCTGTTATTGACGTGTGTATGAAGAtaggagaaacagagaaagctcTTGAGGTGTTTCATCTAGCTCCGGAGAGAAATATTGTTACTTGGACTACTATGATTGCAGGATATGGTAGGAATGGAGATGGAGAGCAAGCGTTGAGGTTTTTTGTTGAGATGATGAAGTCTGAGGTGGATTCTGATCATTTTGCTTATGGTGCAGTTCTTCACGCTTGTTCAGGTTTAGCCTGTTTAGGACATGGGAAAATGATCCATGGTTGTTTGATTCATCGAGGCTTTCAAGGTTATGCTTATGTTGGTAACGCCTTGGTTAATTTGTATGCCAAGTGTGGTGATATTAAGGAATCAAACCGCGCATTTGGGGATATAGCTGACAAAGATTTGGTATCTTGGAACACAATGCTTTTCGCGTTTGGTGTCCACGGGTTAGCAGATCAAGCTCTAAAGCTCTATGACAGCATGATAGCGTCAGGGATTAAACCAGACAAGGTAACGTTCATTGGATTGCTGACAACTTGCAGCCATTCAGGCCTTGTAGAGGAAGGTTGCTCAATTTTTGAATCTATGGTTAGAGATTATGGAATCCCTTTGGAAGTAGATCATGTAACATGTATGATAGATATGTTTGGGAGAGGTGGATATCTAGAAGAAGCAAAGGACTTGGCTACAACTTACAATTCACTTATCACTAAAGCTAGTAATAGTAGTTCATGGGAAGCTCTTTTGGGTGCTTGTTCTACACATTGGCACACAGAATTAGGCAGAGAAGTTAGCAAAGTTCTAAAGATAGCAGAACCAAGTGAAGAGATGAGTTTTGTTCTGTTATCCAACTTGTACTGCTCAAGTGGGCGGTGGAAGGAAGCAGAAGATGTAAGGAGAGAAATGGTTGAGCGAGGTATGAAGAAAACACCGGGATGTAGCTGGATCGAAGTAGGAAACCAGGTCTCAACTTTTCTAGTTGGTGACTCTACGCACCCTCGCTTGGAGGAGCTT
- the LOC104785823 gene encoding UDP-glycosyltransferase 86A1-like: MESAKSRKSHIMMIPYPLQGHVIPFVHLAIKLASHGFTITFVNTESVHHNISTAHQGDEGDIFSAARSSGQLDIRYTTVTDGFPLGFDRSLNHDQFFEGILHVFSAHVDDLIAKLSRQDDHPVTCLIADTFYVWSSMICDKHNLVNVSFWTEPALVLNLYYHMDLLISNGHFKCLENREDVIDYVPGVKAIEPKDLMSYLQVSDKDVDTNTTVYQILSKAFKDVKRADYVLCNTVQELEPDSLSALQAKQPVYAIGPVFSTDSVVPTSLWAESDCTEWLKGRPTGSVLYVSFGSYAHVGKKEIVEIAHGLLLSRISFIWVLRPDIVGSDVPDFLPDGFVNQTQDRGLVVQWCCQMAVISNPAVGGFFTHCGWNSILESVWCGLPLLCYPLLTDQFTNRKLVVDDWRIGINLYDDNNNNKTITRDQVSGNIRRLMVKGETSSELRNNVEKVKRHLKDAVTTVGSSETNFKIFVDKVRSSIYTKLCNRHKAI; this comes from the exons atggagaGCGCAAAGTCGAGGAAGTCTCATATCATGATGATACCATACCCGCTTCAAGGCCACGTTATCCCTTTTGTCCACTTAGCCATCAAACTCGCTTCTCATGGCTTCACCATCACTTTCGTCAACACCGAGTCAGTCCACCACAACATCTCCACCGCTCACCAAGGTGACGAGGGGGACATCTTCTCCGCCGCCCGCAGCTCAGGACAGCTCGACATACGTTACACCACCGTGACCGATGGCTTCCCTTTGGGGTTTGACCGCTCACTTAATCATGACCAGTTTTTCGAAGGCATTCTCCACGTCTTCTCTGCCCACGTCGATGATCTCATCGCTAAACTCTCACGCCAGGATGATCATCCGGTGACTTGCTTGATCGCCGATACGTTTTATGTTTGGTCATCTATGATTTGCGACAAGCACAACCTTGTTAATGTCTCGTTTTGGACCGAACCTGCCTTGGTACTCAATCTTTATTACCACATGGATCTTCTCATATCCAACGGTCATTTCAAATGTCTTG AGAATCGTGAAGACGTGATTGATTACGTACCAGGGGTTAAAGCAATAGAACCAAAGGACTTGATGTCATATCTTCAAGTAAGCGACAAAGACGTAGACACAAATACAACCGTTTATCAAATATTATCCAAGGCCTTTAAAGACGTCAAGAGAGCCGATTACGTCTTATGCAACACCGTGCAAGAGCTCGAACCAGACTCTCTCTCGGCTCTACAAGCCAAACAACCGGTTTACGCCATCGGTCCGGTTTTCTCAACCGATTCGGTTGTCCCCACAAGCTTATGGGCAGAGTCAGACTGTACCGAATGGCTTAAAGGCCGACCAACCGGGTCCGTCCTTTACGTCTCGTTTGGTAGCTACGCACATGTTGGTAAAAAAGAGATCGTTGAAATAGCCCATGGGCTTTTGCTTAGTAGGATAAGTTTCATTTGGGTTTTACGTCCGGATATAGTCGGATCCGACGTACCGGATTTTCTCCCGGACGGGTTTGTAAACCAGACCCAAGATCGAGGTCTTGTGGTCCAATGGTGCTGCCAGATGGCAGTAATTTCAAACCCGGCCGTGGGTGGTTTTTTCACACATTGCGGTTGGAACTCAATTTTGGAAAGCGTTTGGTGCGGTTTGCCCTTGTTGTGTTATCCGCTATTGACTGATCAGTTCACTAATAGGAAGCTTGTGGTCGATGATTGGCGCATTGGGATCAACCTttatgatgataataataataataagactaTCACAAGGGACCAAGTCTCGGGCAACATAAGGAGATTGATGGTAAAAGGTGAAACTTCAAGTGAGCTGAGAAACAACGTTGAAAAAGTTAAACGTCATCTCAAAGATGCGGTTACAACCGTTGGATCTTCTGAGacgaattttaaaatttttgttgatAAGGTCCGAAGtagtatatatactaaattGTGTAATCGTCATAAAGCTATCTAA
- the LOC104785824 gene encoding TSL-kinase interacting protein 1, with the protein MPGSEYLYMFGHGGFPKRFFWSLVSLVLGSTVDVRRKNILGFNFVRFTLNSPSTLHQSHTLNPFLTFLYLSQELGSIKEKHECLKQFEHYCEMQAERNPEGRPIDEGHISNQNSNPNLLSSASISVAQFPAKKPTRQWAAWTHQEEESFFTALRQVGKNFEKITSRVQSKNKDQVRHYYYRLVRRMNKLLGPELSLDAKNPKDTNAAMLRWWSLLEKYSCKASKLHLKPRRFKLFLEALEHQLLKDRRKSIRKRACQGENFSSASLGNISSHSRDRGLDNRPFKLILSDGQNVKKLGSGRASTKHGESLGVNLGDEKEDTAFGRGGRQRRKQGYKKWEKAAIDGVSLVADAAEHLERTSIDKDMDDQEDLGSTRYLTGKSPLSLCSSGDVPLSDANMQFSAKLKLQLFPIDECTRRSLEMDKHNPHLELTLSNRKKISSVLEHLNRKWGSSSCATGELMLFPYNARKETITCQQSWTHDSFLSAAEVHSMVGSPSVFRLRYGWFVHDASGSFISQVPTSDLCPSLEDDMNVDGVNEVNMLLTESGPLSVHSTAEQRTSVEPSLGLVCASGETHDRPAEYRDDYEPASPTISPLEHLISGNAQSAGEWADSLTNISIGDLLSDVPDDIDSDGGDPPATEGSHCLLRDVSFASDSFDAAIAAHILRHQNKPSAPLPLTSGSSSLWDDEETRDAFSFQNNRLADSSKLANVASPRGGGRVNGEPSQLVEALSIDEKLPDHGEPMEEGPIDPHSMDSPGKTHCGLADIYWPDSLGPLDLDIRSSKYTEDLILSESLGGLSRLIATSLDAFQNCSLFGFDNKKDKSNMV; encoded by the exons ATGCCGGGAAGTgagtatttatatatgtttggcCATGGCGGTTTCCCGAAACG ttttttttggtctctcgtctctctcgttCTTGGTTCAACCGTAGATGTTCGTCGGAAAAATATCCTCGGCTTCAATTTCGTTCGATTTACCCTAAATTCTCCGAGTACTCTTCATCAATCCCATACTCTTAATCCATTTCTCACGTTTTTGTATCTTTCTCAG GAACTTGGAAGCATAAAGGAAAAGCATGAATGCTTAAAACAGTTCGAGCATTACTGCGAAATGCAAGCCGAGAGGAACCCCGAAGGTCGCCCTATCGATGAGGGCCATATCTCAAACCAGAACAGCAATCCTAATTTACTCTCTTCTGCTTCTATCAGTGTTGCTCAGTTTCCTG CTAAGAAGCCGACTAGGCAATGGGCTGCGTGGACGCATCAGGAGGAGGAAAGTTTCTTCACTGCTCTTCGTCAAGTTGGAAAG AATTTTGAGAAGATTACCTCTCGTGTCCAAAGCAAAAACAAGGACCAG GTCAGGCATTACTATTATCGTTTAGTGAGACGTATGAATAAACTATTGGGTCCAGAACTGAGTCTTGATGCCAAGAATCCAAAGGACACAAATGCTGCAATGCTACGATG GTGGTCTTTACTGGAAAAGTATAGCTGCAAAGCTTCaaaacttcatctcaaaccccGGAGATTCAAGCTATTTTTAGAGGCCTTG GAACACCAATTGCTGAAAGACCGCAGAAAGAGCATAAGGAAACGGGCTTGTCAGGGAGAAAATTTCTCGTCTGCTTCCCTCGGAAACATCTCAAGTCATAGCAGAGACAGAGGATTGGATAACCGTCCATTTAAACTGATTCTCTCCGACGGCCAAAATGTTAAAAAGCTAGGGTCTGGAAGAGCATCTACCAAACATGGTGAAAGCTTAGGTGTCAACCTTGGTGACGAAAAAGAAGATACAGCCTTTGGGAGAGGTGGAAGGCAGCGACGAAAACAAG GTtataaaaaatgggaaaaagcTGCGATAGATGGGGTCTCCCTGGTTGCTGATGCTGCAGAGCATTTGGAACGAACATCAATTGACAAAGATATGGATGATCAAGAAG ATTTAGGTTCCACAAGATATTTAACCGGAAAGTCTCCACTTTCTCTGTGCTCATCTGGTGATGTTCCTCTCAGTGATGCCAATATGCAGTTTTCTGCCAAGCTGAAACTTCAGTTGTTCCCGATTGATGAATGTACTCGAAGATCCTTGGAAATG GATAAGCACAATCCGCATCTAGAACTTACCCTTAGTAATCGCAAGAAGATATCATCTGTACTGGAACATCTCAATCGCAAATGGGGAAGCTCAAGTTGTGCGACTGGAGAGCTAATGCTATTTCCTTACAATGCACGAAAAGAAACTATAACGTGCCAGCAAAGCTGGACCCATGACTCTTTTCTAAGTGCAGCAGAAGTGCATTCAATGGTCGGAAGTCCCTCGGTTTTCCGCTTAAG GTATGGTTGGTTTGTCCATGATGCATCAGGCTCTTTTATTTCCCAAGTTCCAACTTCAGATCTTTGCCCTTCACTCGAGGATGACATGAATGTGGATGGGGTGAACGAGGTCAATATGCTCCTTACTGAATCAGGACCCTTGTCTGTGCATTCAACTGCCGAACAACGGACATCTGTAGAACCCAGCCTGGGTCTAGTATGTGCCTCTGGTGAAACCCATGATCGTCCCGCAGAATATAGAGATGATTATGAACCTGCTTCACCAACTATTTCTCCACTTGAGCACTTAATCAGCGGTAATGCTCAATCAGCAGGAGAATGGGCTGATAGTCTTACTAACATAAGTATAGGTGATCTACTCTCTGATGTGCCCGATGACATAGATAGTGATGGTGGGGATCCACCTGCCACCGAGGGTTCACATTGCCTCCTTCGAGATGTTTCATTTGCCTCTGACTCTTTTGATGCTGCAATTGCTGCTCATATACTAAGACACCAGAACAAGCCAAGTGCTCCACTACCGTTGACTTCTGGCTCTTCCTCTCTATGGGATGATGAAGAAACACGTGATGCCTTCTCTTTCCAAAATAATCGTCTCGCAGATTCCTCCAAGTTGGCTAATGTTGCTTCTCCTCGAGGTGGTGGCAGAGTAAATGGAGAACCTTCTCAATTGGTGGAG GCTTTATCCATCGATGAGAAGCTTCCTGACCATGGAGAGCCTATGGAAGAGGGTCCAATAGACCCCCATTCGATGGATTCTCCAGGGAAGACCCATTGTGGGCTTGCGGATATATATTGG CCTGACTCGTTAGGACCACTGGATTTAGACATTAGATCTTCAAAGTATACAGAGGATTTGATCCTCAGTGAGAGCCTTGGGGGTTTGAGCCGTCTGATAGCGACCAGCCTCGATGCCTTTCAGAACTGCTCGCTCTTCGGGTTCGACAACAAGAAGGATAAGTCTAACATGGTCTGA
- the LOC104788944 gene encoding probable F-box protein At1g60180, with amino-acid sequence MAQESSRAASSLPRLCNDHLRGGHLRNIDLISSLPDEILQHILFFVPTQLAITTCVLSRRWRHVWSDTPFLSFVDSYMPPGNAAWINEALTRCTAPKMIKFHLKTRMYHTAADVDRWIEFAMSRNVENLSLCVGQNSNYHYNYNIPDIVYINSSIKQLNFELPHVCIIPSCSISWTSLKKLSLSWSSLSDEYVAKILCGCPILESLRLNHCPHVRVLALSKSLGVRTLEITCSRFVSGPMQIVAPNVHSLRMHNYQLPCTLVDVSSLTVAKVDVSRHSGRETINDYLFESLHEMLEKFQNAEKLNFGCNFLQLTCADGLVFMRPLLSVAEVRGITFPMLKIKALILETEIFQCIIPGIETLLQNSPNLKTVTVHANTQNYYNEYVGVGGWRSKDGASWNRSHCELESKHVASFVELVLKNTKALDKMVLQLYGDYPRLKFEELVQTLPHNNTVSIVLSTSQNGTHHMSGES; translated from the exons ATGGCGCAAGAGAGCTCCAGAGCCGCTTCAAGTCTTCCTAGATTGTGTAACGATCATCTTCGTGGTGGTCATCTCCGTAATATTGACTTAATAAGCTCGTTGCCTGATGAGATCCTCCAACATATCCTCTTCTTTGTTCCGACGCAACTCGCCATCACAACTTGTGTCTTGTCTAGACGATGGAGGCATGTATGGTCCGATACaccttttctttcctttgttgATAGCTATATGCCGCCAGGCAATGCTGCTTGGATAAACGAAGCCCTAACTCGCTGCACAGCTCCCAAGATGATCAAGTTTCATCTCAAAACCAGAATGTATCACACTGCTGCCGACGTGGACAGGTGGATAGAGTTCGCCATGTCCCGCAACGTGGAGAATCTATCCCTCTGCGTCGGTCAAAATTCTAATTATCATTATAACTATAACATTCCTGATATCGTCTACATCAATTCATCTATTAAGCAACTCAACTTTGAGTTACCACATGTTTGTATAATTCCCTCATGTTCTATATCTTGGACATCGCTAAAGAAGTTGTCCTTGTCTTGGAGTTCTCTCTCCGATGAATATGTTGCTAAGATTCTATGTGGTTGTCCGATTCTCGAAAGCTTAAGATTGAATCATTGTCCACATGTTAGGGTTCTTGCTCTCAGCAAATCGCTGGGCGTGAGAACATTAGAAATAACCTGCAGCCGTTTTGTGTCGGGGCCAATGCAGATTGTGGCACCAAATGTCCATTCTCTCAGAATGCACAACTATCAGTTACCATGTACTTTAGTTGATGTCTCGTCTTTAACTGTAGCTAAAGTGGACGTTTCCCGTCACTCAGGTCGGGAGACAATCAATGATTACCTATTTGAATCCCTTCATGAAATGCTAGAGAAGTTTCAGAATGCAGAGAAGCTTAATTTTGGGTGCAACTTTCTTCAG TTAACGTGTGCCGATGGATTAGTTTTCATGAGGCCT CTTTTATCTGTTGCGGAGGTTCGTGGTATTACTTTTCCGATGTTGAAGATAAAAGCTTTGATTCTTGAGACAGAGATCTTTCAGTGTATTATTCCTGGTATAGAAACACTGTTGCAAAACTCACCTAATTTAAAGACGGTGACAGTTCATGCAAACACACAG AACTATTATAACGAGTACGTGGGCGTGGGAGGTTGGAGATCAAAAGATGGAGCCTCTTGGAATAGATCCCACTGTGAATTAGAGTCGAAGCACGTGGCTTCATTTGTGGAACTTGTGCTTAAAAACACAAAGGCATTAGACAAGATGGTTCTACAGTTATATGGAGATTACCCTAGGTTGAAGTTTGAAGAGTTGGTTCAAACACTTCCTCACAACAATACTGTCTCCATTGTGCTCTCAACCAGTCAGAATGGCACACATCATATGAGTGGTGAATCATAG
- the LOC104788946 gene encoding putative F-box/LRR-repeat protein At3g18150, with translation MDLISSMPDVILQHILFFVPTKLAIETSVLSKRWRQVWSNISGLSIDDYKNDADAINETLTRYTASKMIKFHLSSCMIKHTVTNINRWIEFAMSRNVEDLSLFVDFVHGYNIPDLFYISSSVKQLCLVLPYFHRTLKCSASWTSLKKLSLWYCFLPDESIAKILYGYVVRFSKA, from the coding sequence ATGGACTTAATCAGCTCCATGCCTGATGTGATCCTCCAACATATCCTCTTCTTTGTTCCGACGAAACTCGCCATCGAAACTTCTGTCTTGTCAAAACGATGGAGGCAAGTATGGTCCAATATATCTGGTCTCTCCATTGATGATTATAAAAATGATGCTGATGCGATAAACGAAACCTTGACTCGCTACACAGCTTCCAAGATGATCAAGTTTCATCTATCAAGCTGCATGATCAAGCACACTGTAACCAACATTAACAGATGGATCGAGTTCGCCATGTCCCGCAACGTGGAGGATCTATCCCTCTTTGTCGATTTTGTTCATGGTTATAACATTCCTGATTTATTCTACATCAGTTCCTCTGTTAAGCAACTCTGCCTTGTGTTACCATATTTTCATAGGACTCTCAAATGCTCTGCATCTTGGACATCTCTGAAAAAGCTGTCCTTGTGGTATTGTTTTCTCCCAGATGAATCTATTGCTAAGATTCTATATGGTTACGTTGTCCGGTTCTCGAAAGCTTAA